The Streptomyces sp. 135 sequence GGCAACGTCGTCGACACCCTCACCACCGGGGCCGACGGCACCTTCCGCTTCGTCGACCTGTCGTCCGGCGAGTACACCGTCATCGCGGCGGGCTACCCGCCGGTCGCCACGGTCCTCCAGGTCGCGGGCGGCGGACGCACGGAGCGGGACCTTCAGCTGGGCCACGAGGACTGACGTACGGGGGAGGGGCGCTCAGGGGGGCGTGCGCCGGGGCTCTCGGGCCGCGGGCAATTATCGCATTGCCCCGCACGGCAACGCGCCCCAGCCGTACGGTGGTTGATGGCGGCTCAGATCTTGCGCCGCCGCGGAAGGAGCATGGGCCATGGAACGAGGCACTCCGGACGGGCCGGTGGCGCGGGGTGGTGCCGTGGCCGGACGCATCCCCTTGGCCGTGGTCGTCGTCGACGGCGCGGGACTCGTCTCGCACTGGAGCGTCGGAGCGCGCCGCCTCTTCGGACACCCCAAGGAGGAGGCCGTCGGCCGCCCCGCGGGAGATCTGCTCCCCGTCCACGGCGCGATCCACGAGGACGATGACCTCGATGGGGCTCACGACGCTCTCGGCCCCGGCCTGGAGACCTCCCTCGGCGGACGCCTCTCCTACCCGGCCGCGGGCCGGGCGCGACTGACAGGGCCGGGGCGCGGCGGCGGCCGGGTCGACGTCATCTGGTGGGCGTACCCGCTGGTGGGCCCCGGCCCGGAGCGCCTCCTGGTGCTCGCCGCCGACGCCGAGGCGCTGACCGCGCCCGAGGGGGTTGAGGCGGGGCGGGATGAGCGCGGTGGGCAGGTTCGGGTGGGCCAGGGGGCCTGGCGTGGCGAGCCGGTCTGGCGCGGCGAGGACGTCCAGTGCGGTGAGTGGGTCTCGCGCGGCGGGCAGGTCGAGACGGGCGAGGAGGTCCAGCGGGGCGAGCAGGTCCAGCGGGGCGATGACGTTCAGCGCGGCGAGGACATCCAATGCGGCGAGGACATCCAATGCGGCGAGCGGGTCCGGCACGCCGAGCAGGCCCAGCGTGGCGAAGACGTCCGACGCGGCCAGGAGGTCGAGCGCGGTGAGCAGGTCCAGACGGGCGAGCAGGCCCAGCGCGGCCAGGAAGTACGGCGTGGCGATGACGGCCAGTGCGGCCAAGAGGCCCAGCGCGGCGCGCAGGTCGAGCGGATCGTGCCCGGGTTCGCTCTGTACACGGACTTCCCCGGTGCGGACGAGCTGGCGGGTCGGCTGTCCGAGGTTCTGCCGAGCATGAGCGTGGGCGAGAGTTCCCGCATCGTCGCCCAGGTCCTCGAACTGGGCTATCCGGTGCTGGAGTTCAGTCGGCACGACCGGGTGCCCGTCACGCCGGACTGGGGCGTGGCCCGGCGCGACGAGCGCAAGGCGCGCAGGGAGCGGGCCGAGCGGGCCGCCGCGCACGGACTCCCCGCGGCCGGGCACGGCGCCGATGACGACGAGGGCGAGGACCTCGAATACGCGGCGGTGCGCGAGCGCCTCGAATTCCTCAACGAAGTCAGCGGACGCATCGGCTCCTCCCTCGATCTGTCGCACACGATCCTGGAGGTCAGCCGGGCGGTCGTGCCCCGGTTCACGGATGTCGCGGGCACGTACCTGCGCGAGCAGGTCGTCGCGGGCGAGGGGTTCCCCGAGGGGCCGCCGGACGAGACCACGCTGTGGCACAGGGTCGCCGTGGAGCACACCGATGAGCCGGGCCGCTGGGACGACGTCGTGCCGGTCGGCGAGTCCATGCCGTTCCCCGCGCACACGCCGTTCTTCCAGTGCATGACCTCCGGCGACCCGGTGCTCGTACCGCGCATCACCGAGGAGACGGGCAACGCCATCGCCTCCCAGTTCGAGAAGCGCGACATCCGCCCGCTCATCAACCACCGCTCGATGCTCGTCGTACCGCTCAAGGCCCGCAACGTGGTGCTCGGCTTCATGATCCTGCTGCGCCACCGGGAGCGGCCCGTCTTCAACGACATGGACCGCGTGACCGGCGCCGAACTGGCCGCCCGCGCGGGCCTCGTGCTCGACAACGCCCGCATGTACACCTACCAGGAGAGCGTCGCCGACACCCTCCAGAACAGCATGCTGCCGCACATCCAGCCCCGGATGCCCGGCTGCGACATCGCCACCCGCTATCTGCCCGGCACGCTCCTCGGCCGGGTCGGCGGCGACTGGTTCGACTCGGTCAAGCTGCCCGGGTCCAGGACCGCGCTCGTCGTCGGCGACGTGATGGGCCACGGGCTCAACTCCGCCGCGATGATGGGCCAGTTGCGTACGGCCGTGCAGACCATGGCCGCCCTCGACCTGCCGCCCGAGCAGCTCCTGCGCAACCTCGACGACCTCGCGCAGCGTCTCGGCGAGCACTACCTCGCGACATGCCTGTACGCGGTCTACGACCCGATCGCCGGCGAGCTGCGCCTCGCCAACGCCGGTCACATCCCACCCGTCCTGGTCCGCGCCGAGGACGGCCGCAGCGAGCTGCTCCACCTGCCCACGGGGGCGCCCATCGGCGTCGGCGGCGTCCCCTTCGAGTCGGCGCGGGTACGGGTGGCGCCCGGCGACCGGCTCCTGATGTGCACCGACGGCCTGGTGGAGGTCCGTGGCGAGGACATCGGCATCGGCCTCGCCACGCTCACCGAGTCCGCCGCGCACCCCGCGGCCTCCATGGACGCCGCCTGCGACACGATCATCCGGGCGCTCAACCCGCGCGGTGGCCGCAAGGACGACGTGGCGCTCCTCATGGCCCGGCTGAACGGCATCGGGGCCAAGGACGTCGCGCACTGGCGGCTCGCCCTCGACCCGAGTGAGGTGAGCAGGGCCCGCGAGCTGACCCGCGGGCAGCTGCGGGCCTGGTCCCTCGACGCCCTCGGTGACACCGCGGAGCTGCTCGTCAGCGAACTGGTCACCAACGTCGTACGCCACTCCCGCAGCAGCCGCCTCGACCTGCGCCTGGTCCGCTCCGGCACGCTGCTGTGCGAGGTCGAGGACGACGACCACGCGCTGCCCACGCTGCTCGGCGCGGGCCCCGGCGACGAGTACGGCCGCGGCCTCGGGGTCGTGAGCACCCTCGCCAAGGAGTGGGGCACGAGCCGCAGGGACTCGGGCAAGACGGTCTGGTTCGAACTGGCTCTTCCGAGCGGTTAGTTCACCAGGCGCCTTGTCGGCCGGGCAGGAGCGCGGTAGACCGATCTCGCCGCCGGGCTTCGGCGGCTCTCGTCGGACCGTGGGGAGCTGGAGCATGAGCGTCACGAGTCGGTACAGGGAGGCCTGGGAGGGATTCTGGCGAGAGGCCCCGGGCGAAGTGGGCGCCGTCATCTGGGACGCCGAGCCCGCGCTGACCGCCGGTCCCCATCTCGCCCTGTTCGAACCGCACTTGGCCGCGTCCGACCTGCCCGTGGTCGACGTGGGCTGCGGCAACGGCACCCAGACCCGCTACCTCGCCGACCGCTTCCCGCACGTCCTCGGCGTCGATCTGTCCGTCGCCGCCCTCGCCCACGCCCGCCACGCGGACCCCGCCGACCAGGCGGAGTTCCGGCAGCTCGACGCCGCCGACAAGGGCGCGGCGGAGCAACTGCACGCGGAACTGGGTGATGTGAACGTCTACATGCGCGGCGTCCTTCACCAGTGCGAGCCCGACGACCGCCAGGCGCTGGTCGACAGCATCGCGACGCTGACCGGCGAGCGGGGCAGGGCCTTCATCGTCGAGCTGTCCGAGGCGGCCAGGCCCATCCTGCGGGCCCTCGCGCAACGCCCCGAGGGCCCGCCGCCGAAGCTCGCCCCCGTCTTCGCGCACGGCATCGCCCCCGCCGAGGTGATCGACGACGCCGTGCCGCGATACGTGGCCGCGGCCGGCCTCGGCATCGTCACGAGCGGCGAACTGCCCCTCGCCACCACGGAGTTCCACCCGGACGGCACGCGTATTGAACTGCCCTCGAAGTGGCTGGTGGTGGGCCGGGCGGGCTGCTGACCGCGGCCGCCCCCTGGGGCCGCACCCCGACCCCGGGCCGTCACGTCGCCGCCTAGCCGCCTCGTCACCTCGTCAGGCAGAGGACGTCACCCCAGGACGCGGTCGGCCCGCCCGGGCAGCGGGGACCACTTCGCGGGAGATCGCAAGGCCGAGCCCGGCGACCGCCTGGGCGACCAGGCGAGCCATGCGGGCGGCTCCGTACTCCTGGAAGTGCGTGTTGTCCTGCACCCCGTTCGGGAAGTTCGGGTACTGCCCTGCGGCGAGCCACAGGAAGACCTTCTTCGAGGCCTCGACGCCGATCTGGTCGAGGTAGGCGCGGGAGAGCGCGGACAGATCGATCAGCGGGACGCCCTCCTCCGCAGCCACGGCCTTGGCGGCCGCCACGTACGCGGGGAAGGAGACGTTGAACCGGCCGGTGGACGGGTTGTAGTCGCGGCGCGAGACGGGGGTGACGACGACCGGTGTCGCCCCGCGGGCCCGGGTGGCGCGGATGTAGTCGTTGCGCAGGTACTCCTTGTAGTCCGCGGGCGGGGTGTAGCGCTCGGGCCTGCTCGCGGTGGCGTCGTTGTGGCCGAACTGGACGAAGAGATGGTCGCCCGGCCTGATCACGCGGTGGATGGCGGCGAGGCGGCCCTGCTCGATGAAGGAGCGTGAACTGCGGCCCCCGATGGCGTGGTTGGCGACCGTGACGGCGGGGGTGAAGCAGCGGGGGAGCAGCTGGCCCCAGCCCGCTTCGGGGTGGTAGGAGGCGCTGTACGTCTGTGCCGTGGAGTCGCTCGCGATGTAGAGGGTGGTGGCGGCCGCCGCCGTGGGCCCTGCGGCCCGTGCGGCCGGGCGCGGACCAGGCCGAGCCCGGCGAGGCCGAGCGCGGCGGCGCCGCCCGCGAGGAAGCGGCGGCGGCCGGTGACGTCGATCGGTGGGGGAGTCGCTGGGCGGGCCATGAACCACTCCTGGGGTCGTCTGGTCGGGCGGATCGAGGGGATCGAGGGGGATCGCTCGTCGCGTGGGACGGTCGGTCAGGAGTCGCCGCCGGGACGGGAAAGGTTGCGGGGTGCGCTGTCGAGCGTTTTCGAAGGGCGTCTGGATGAATCGATTCATGAAGTCCGACAGGCATTGTCGGATCACGGGCGGATGTTCGGCCACTCGTACACGAGAGAAGCGCTTCGACCAATTCCTGCCCGAACCGTTGACGTGTCCTGCGACTCTCCCTACGTTGGCCCGGCAAGCGCTTGCCTATAACGATTCAAGTCGCGGGTGAAGGAGCACAACTGTGCCTATGCATAAGGAACTCGACCGGCGGAGCCTGCTCAAGCTCACGGGTGGCTCGCTCGCCGCCCTCGGCGTGACGGCGGCGGGCTGCGGTGCCGGAAGCGGTTCCGGGGACGGCACTGTCACGCTCCGCTACGCGTGGTGGGGGTCCGACGACCGGGCCGAGCGGATCAACAAGACCATCGCGCTCTTCGAGAAGAAGCACCCGAAGATCAAGATCAAGACGGACTTCCAGCCGTACCTGGACTTCTGGAAGAAGTTCAACACCCAGGCGGCGGGCGGCAACCCGCCGGACGTCTTCCAGAACGCCATCGGCTTCCTGCGCAAGTACGACGAGCGCAACGTACTGCTCGACCTGCGCGAGCAGGTGAAGGCCGGGCACCTGCGGCTCGACGGCTTCCGCGCGGGCCTGGAGAAGTTCGGCGAGGTCGACGGCAAGCTCCTCGGCATCCCCGTCGGCAGCAACTCCATGGCCCTGGTGATCGACAAGCCGCTCTTCGCGAAGGCCGGCGTCACCCCCGAGCTGGGCTGGACCTGGGACGACTTCCACACCGCGATGGAGAAGATCCGCGACAAGGGCAGGCCGGGCGACAGCGGCCTGTACGGCGTCATGTACCTCTACGACCTGTATCTGCGCCAGCACGGCAAGGCCTTCTTCACCAAGGTCGGCCTCGGCTTCACCGAGGCCGACCTGAAGGAGTGGTGGACCAAGGGCCGACAGGGCGTCAGGTCCGGCATCTACGCCGACCCGAAGAAGGTCGCCCAGGTCAAGCCCAAGTCCGCGGTGGCCGCCGAACTCGCCGCCGCCGAGTTCACCTGGGACAACTTCACCGTCCGCTACACCGCCGAGGGCAAGAGCAGCTACGGCCTCGCGCCGATCCCGACCACCGACGGCAAGAAGACCGGACAGTACCTCGGCTCCCTGATGCTGAGTGGCTCCCGGCGCACCCGACACCCGCGCCAGGTCGCCCAGTTCATCGACTTCATGGTGCACGACGCCGAGGTCGCCGAGATCATGGGATACGACCGCGGGGTGCCGGCCACCACGGCGCAGTACGAGGCCTACCGGCCGTCCGAGGAGAGCGACAAGGTCATCGCCTCGGTCAACAAGGACATCGCCGCGTACGAGGAGAGCCTCGTCGACGCCGGCGTCCTGGAGACGATCACCCCGCATCCGGCGGGCGCGGACGTCTGCGAGGCGGCGTTCCTGCGCGTCGCCGAGGAACTCGCCCTCGGCAAGCGGTCGGTGGACGACGCCGTCGAGCAGTACTTCAACGAGTGCAAGACGGCACTCGGCTCCCGATGAGCGGCACGATGACTCCCTCGAAGGCCGCGACGGCGGCCACGGCGCCGGCGCGACGCCCTGCGGGCTCCCTACCCCCCGGCGGTGCCCGGCGCGGGCGGCGCGGCGAGAACCTCGCCGGGTACCTCTTCATGTCCCCCTGGATCGCCGGGTTCCTGCTGCTCACCGCGGGCCCGATGGTCGCCTCCCTCTACTTCGCCTTCACCGACTACAACCTCTTCGACGCGCCGAAGTGGATCGGCCTCGACAACTTCACCGAGATGTTCGGCGACCCCCGCTGGCGCACGTCGGTCGAGGTGACGCTCTGGTACGTGGTCGTCGGCACCCCGCTGAAGCTGGCCGCCGCGCTCGGCGTGGCGCTCCTGCTCAACCAGAAGCGGCGCGGCCAGGCCTTCTACCGGGCCGCCTTCTACGCCCCTTCGCTGATCGGCGCGAGCGTGTCCGTCGCCGTCGTCTGGAAGGCGATCTTCTCGGAGGACGCGATCGTCGACCGCGCCCAGAGCACCCTGTTCGGCATGGACGTGGGCGGCTGGACCGGCGACCCGGACTGGATCATCTACAGCCTGGTGGCGCTCACCGTCTGGCAGTTCGGCGCGCCCATGGTCATCTTCCTGGCCGGCCTCAAGCAGGTGCCGCGCGAGCTGTACGAGGCGGCGGCGATGGACGGCGCGGGCACCTGGCGGCGGTTCTGGCACATCACGCTGCCGCTGATCTCCCCCGTCCTGTTCTTCAACGTCCTCCTGGAGACCATCCACTCCTTCCAGATCTTCGCCTCCGCGTACATCGTCGGCGGCGGGGCGGGCGGCAACGCCTGTGGTCCGGCGGACGGCTCGCTCGTCTACACCTGCTACCTGTACGTCCAGGGCTTCGAGAACAGCCGGATGGGCTTCGCCTCCGCCATGGCCTGGATGCTGCTGCTCGCCGTCGGCCTGGTGACGGCGGTGCTGTTCTGGTCCCAGAAACGCTGGGTGCACTATGAGGAGGCATCCCGATGAGTACGGTGCGTACGGTGCGTACGGGGTCCACTGGGCCGGTGGCGGTTGCTGTGCGCGGGCGTGGGGGCGCCGGTTCGTGGGTCTGGCACCTCGGTGCCCTCGCCGTGCTCGCGGTGGTCCTCTACCCGGTGGTGTGGCTGATCGGCGGCTCCTTCAAGCACAACGACGAGATCGTCGGCAGCCTGGAGCTGTTCCCGACGGACCCGGTCACCTCGAACTACAGCGGCCTCGCCGAGGGCATCGCCGACATCTCCATCACCACCTTCTTCACCAACTCCCTCTTTCTGGCGGTCGGTTCGGTGGTGGGGGTGCTGGTCTCCTGCTCGCTGGCGGCTTACGCCTTCGCCCGGATCCGGTTCGCGGGCCGCAACCTCCTCTTCGCGCTGATGATCGGCACGCTGCTGCTGCCGTACCACGTACTGCTCATTCCGCAGTACGTGCTGTTCCAGAAGCTCGGCCTGATCAACACCTACACCCCGCTGCTGCTCGGCAAGTACCTGGCGGTCGACGCCTTCTTCGTCTTCCTGATGGTGCAGTTCATGCGGAACCTGCCGCGTGAACTGGACGAGGCGGCGCGGCTGGACGGCTGCGGGCATCTGCGGATCTACTGGTCGATCGTGCTGCCGCTGTGCCGGCCCGCGCTGATCACCAGCGCGATCTTCACGTTCATCAACGCGTGGAACGACTTCATGGGGCCGCTGATCTACCTCAACGACCCGTCGAAGTACACGGTCTCGCTCGGTCTGAAGATGTTCGTCGACCAGGAGGGGCTCGCCAACTACGGCGGCATGATCGCGATGTCGCTGGTGGCGTTGCTGCCGGTGGTCGCGTTCTTCCTCGCGTTCCAGAGGTATCTGATCGACGGCATGGCCACGTCGGGGTTGAAGTGACGGGGGCGGGGGGCTGTGCGGGTCGTCGCGGTGCGGGTGGCGGTGCGGGTGGTGGTGTGGGCGGGGGCGGTTCGGGGTCTTCGCGGAGTGTCTGTTGACCGGTGTGTGGGTCGTGGTGGCCGCGGTGCCGTTGGTGACGGTGCCGGCGGCGGTCGCGGCGGGGGCCGCGCATCTTCGGCGGCATCTGGCGCACG is a genomic window containing:
- a CDS encoding carbohydrate ABC transporter permease translates to MSTVRTVRTGSTGPVAVAVRGRGGAGSWVWHLGALAVLAVVLYPVVWLIGGSFKHNDEIVGSLELFPTDPVTSNYSGLAEGIADISITTFFTNSLFLAVGSVVGVLVSCSLAAYAFARIRFAGRNLLFALMIGTLLLPYHVLLIPQYVLFQKLGLINTYTPLLLGKYLAVDAFFVFLMVQFMRNLPRELDEAARLDGCGHLRIYWSIVLPLCRPALITSAIFTFINAWNDFMGPLIYLNDPSKYTVSLGLKMFVDQEGLANYGGMIAMSLVALLPVVAFFLAFQRYLIDGMATSGLK
- a CDS encoding rhamnogalacturonan acetylesterase, whose translation is MVHGPPSDSPTDRRHRPPPLPRGRRRRARPRRARPGPRPAARAAGPTAAAATTLYIASDSTAQTYSASYHPEAGWGQLLPRCFTPAVTVANHAIGGRSSRSFIEQGRLAAIHRVIRPGDHLFVQFGHNDATASRPERYTPPADYKEYLRNDYIRATRARGATPVVVTPVSRRDYNPSTGRFNVSFPAYVAAAKAVAAEEGVPLIDLSALSRAYLDQIGVEASKKVFLWLAAGQYPNFPNGVQDNTHFQEYGAARMARLVAQAVAGLGLAISREVVPAARAGRPRPGVTSSA
- a CDS encoding sugar ABC transporter permease; the protein is MTPSKAATAATAPARRPAGSLPPGGARRGRRGENLAGYLFMSPWIAGFLLLTAGPMVASLYFAFTDYNLFDAPKWIGLDNFTEMFGDPRWRTSVEVTLWYVVVGTPLKLAAALGVALLLNQKRRGQAFYRAAFYAPSLIGASVSVAVVWKAIFSEDAIVDRAQSTLFGMDVGGWTGDPDWIIYSLVALTVWQFGAPMVIFLAGLKQVPRELYEAAAMDGAGTWRRFWHITLPLISPVLFFNVLLETIHSFQIFASAYIVGGGAGGNACGPADGSLVYTCYLYVQGFENSRMGFASAMAWMLLLAVGLVTAVLFWSQKRWVHYEEASR
- a CDS encoding SpoIIE family protein phosphatase, which codes for MERGTPDGPVARGGAVAGRIPLAVVVVDGAGLVSHWSVGARRLFGHPKEEAVGRPAGDLLPVHGAIHEDDDLDGAHDALGPGLETSLGGRLSYPAAGRARLTGPGRGGGRVDVIWWAYPLVGPGPERLLVLAADAEALTAPEGVEAGRDERGGQVRVGQGAWRGEPVWRGEDVQCGEWVSRGGQVETGEEVQRGEQVQRGDDVQRGEDIQCGEDIQCGERVRHAEQAQRGEDVRRGQEVERGEQVQTGEQAQRGQEVRRGDDGQCGQEAQRGAQVERIVPGFALYTDFPGADELAGRLSEVLPSMSVGESSRIVAQVLELGYPVLEFSRHDRVPVTPDWGVARRDERKARRERAERAAAHGLPAAGHGADDDEGEDLEYAAVRERLEFLNEVSGRIGSSLDLSHTILEVSRAVVPRFTDVAGTYLREQVVAGEGFPEGPPDETTLWHRVAVEHTDEPGRWDDVVPVGESMPFPAHTPFFQCMTSGDPVLVPRITEETGNAIASQFEKRDIRPLINHRSMLVVPLKARNVVLGFMILLRHRERPVFNDMDRVTGAELAARAGLVLDNARMYTYQESVADTLQNSMLPHIQPRMPGCDIATRYLPGTLLGRVGGDWFDSVKLPGSRTALVVGDVMGHGLNSAAMMGQLRTAVQTMAALDLPPEQLLRNLDDLAQRLGEHYLATCLYAVYDPIAGELRLANAGHIPPVLVRAEDGRSELLHLPTGAPIGVGGVPFESARVRVAPGDRLLMCTDGLVEVRGEDIGIGLATLTESAAHPAASMDAACDTIIRALNPRGGRKDDVALLMARLNGIGAKDVAHWRLALDPSEVSRARELTRGQLRAWSLDALGDTAELLVSELVTNVVRHSRSSRLDLRLVRSGTLLCEVEDDDHALPTLLGAGPGDEYGRGLGVVSTLAKEWGTSRRDSGKTVWFELALPSG
- a CDS encoding extracellular solute-binding protein, which encodes MHKELDRRSLLKLTGGSLAALGVTAAGCGAGSGSGDGTVTLRYAWWGSDDRAERINKTIALFEKKHPKIKIKTDFQPYLDFWKKFNTQAAGGNPPDVFQNAIGFLRKYDERNVLLDLREQVKAGHLRLDGFRAGLEKFGEVDGKLLGIPVGSNSMALVIDKPLFAKAGVTPELGWTWDDFHTAMEKIRDKGRPGDSGLYGVMYLYDLYLRQHGKAFFTKVGLGFTEADLKEWWTKGRQGVRSGIYADPKKVAQVKPKSAVAAELAAAEFTWDNFTVRYTAEGKSSYGLAPIPTTDGKKTGQYLGSLMLSGSRRTRHPRQVAQFIDFMVHDAEVAEIMGYDRGVPATTAQYEAYRPSEESDKVIASVNKDIAAYEESLVDAGVLETITPHPAGADVCEAAFLRVAEELALGKRSVDDAVEQYFNECKTALGSR
- a CDS encoding class I SAM-dependent methyltransferase, with the translated sequence MSVTSRYREAWEGFWREAPGEVGAVIWDAEPALTAGPHLALFEPHLAASDLPVVDVGCGNGTQTRYLADRFPHVLGVDLSVAALAHARHADPADQAEFRQLDAADKGAAEQLHAELGDVNVYMRGVLHQCEPDDRQALVDSIATLTGERGRAFIVELSEAARPILRALAQRPEGPPPKLAPVFAHGIAPAEVIDDAVPRYVAAAGLGIVTSGELPLATTEFHPDGTRIELPSKWLVVGRAGC